In Coccidioides posadasii str. Silveira chromosome 4, complete sequence, one genomic interval encodes:
- a CDS encoding uncharacterized protein (EggNog:ENOG410PRXI~COG:O~BUSCO:10662at33183) — MAPLDDLKAHAASSHDFYALLNIPPAAAENEIRRAYRRTALKYHPDKLQNPTSADIDKFHLLQIAYDVLSEPSIRQLYDNAREARERKKRENEMLEGLRRKMKEDLEARERGVKRPFASTGLGPSIDLDNAEERLEQEIRRLAEDGRRRRQQKEELMRREVLEEEERREQEKEEKERAAQKEKESRRNVGGTAVPEIERTVKVRWIREDSGLDLDKTRLELLFSPFGEVESTFTLKDRRQRIGEKREKKTVATGVIVFSSIVGAHAAVGDSKRQKGGEWDIIESVFWASNKEPDLESHRAPSPTTAAQTEPAATAPSGAKPKSFNFPGLDMPAATSDDGTKKAPSFASFSSTANVTSTPGPNLGTNSPSLEEITLMRLKNAERKRLEEQLRKEDEANELEESEGTK; from the coding sequence ATGGCACCTTTAGACGACCTAAAGGCTCATGCGGCTTCCTCTCATGACTTTTACGCCTTACTAAACATCCCCCCTGCCGCTGCTGAAAATGAAATCCGCCGCGCATACCGCAGGACAGCCTTGAAATACCATCCCGACAAACTCCAGAACCCAACGTCCGCTGATATAGACAAGTTTCACTTGCTGCAGATTGCATATGATGTCTTATCCGAACCGTCAATACGGCAGCTTTACGACAATGCCCGGGAGGCTAGGGAGCGGAAGAAGCGGGAGAATGAGATGCTGGAAGGTCTACGGCGGAAGATGAAAGAGGACTTGGAAGCCAGAGAACGTGGAGTTAAAAGACCCTTTGCGTCAACAGGCCTTGGTCCAAGCATTGATCTCGATAATGCCGAGGAGCGGCTAGAGCAGGAGATTAGAAGATTAGCGGAAGAcggaagaaggagaagacaacaaaaagaagaattgaTGAGACGGGAGGTtttggaagaagaagagagacgGGAGCaggaaaaagaggaaaaggaaCGTGCCgcccaaaaagaaaaagagagccGACGGAATGTTGGTGGTACGGCTGTTCCCGAAATTGAACGAACAGTTAAGGTGCGCTGGATCCGCGAGGACTCAGGATTGGATCTCGATAAGACCCGCCTGGAATTGTTGTTTTCACCGTTTGGGGAAGTGGAGAGTACTTTTACACTCAAGGACAGGAGACAACGTATCGGAGAGAAACGGGAAAAGAAAACCGTCGCCACGGGCGTCATCGTATTTTCGTCGATCGTTGGCGCCCATGCCGCGGTCGGAGACAGCAAAAGACAGAAAGGCGGAGAATGGGACATTATTGAATCTGTCTTTTGGGCTTCGAATAAAGAGCCAGATTTGGAATCACATCGGGCGCCCTCTCCTACAACTGCTGCCCAAACGGAGCCCGCGGCAACCGCTCCTTCCGGTGCTAAGCCGAAGTCCTTCAACTTTCCAGGTCTGGATATGCCTGCTGCAACTTCTGACGACGGCACGAAGAAGGCCCCCTCGTTtgcctctttctcttcaacGGCCAACGTCACTTCTACGCCCGGGCCTAATCTTGGGACCAACAGCCCAAGTTTGGAGGAGATCACCCTGATGCGCTTAAAGAATGCGGAAAGGAAACGGCTCGAGGAACAATTGAGAAAGGAAGATGAGGCTAATGAACTTGAGGAATCCGAAGGCACAAAATGA
- the DCP2 gene encoding mRNA-decapping enzyme subunit 2 (BUSCO:225820at4751~EggNog:ENOG410PJA5~COG:A~BUSCO:2062at33183) has translation MVEQKMKLEDWLDDLCVRFIINLPREELESVERICFQVEEAQWFYEDFVRALDPNLPSFNLRSFALLIFQHCPLMSQWSSYHHSTAFSEFLAYKTRVPVRGAILLNETMDEVVLVKGWKKTAGWSFPRGKINKDEKDLDCAAREVYEETGFDIKQSGLIKDEEKVKYIDISMREQNMRLYVIRGVPKDTHFEPRTRKEISKIEWYKLSDLPTQKKVKQEESNGQSFSKNKFYMVAPFLGPLKRWIALQRKRDLAETTGQSVRVEAENPAYITAEDGELTNGGTLRKDESIAAPFPKDFVGAHAHQDPSAQLKQLLNIGSTTQPLLPLLKPEQIMPEPATGSALLQLLRQGDVYTSPSLGQKSAHSSFPEQTTATLPQRSISLPAQSHDRPINQPTVPMPTSTAGTIGQGVPTLPNSTLPSHQVYPQPGFITASGFSHPPPERFSHFPQLPRPPMVTSTHQGHQYHIPQSNRPSLAHPPVDSSGTLISPALANLYFNAPQAQPRLPSNQHVHQSSQGSRPSNFQAPSIPPASKLPPPKLNRHSLALLNVFKGDSLHQPTTDSKKVPPEPQRQAGVRRFDHQDSLLKLLRTPTSPAVTPSTSQANAVKLSILPESEKAATSKLQERIPPTSQSVTGEKAIPPKDPGPSVAPKESLDRPKSAGRLPPPIPAQSQIEPRSNITILPRPSAVTKESSETLPRSQTPRSPSRKNVKISELTKPFKPRILRRPDKDNLEASLPTHTVTVSAFTKPHRETMLDEPEASKGPPKELNYDRQSQSSSHKETLLSLFGKSAPSREQPLPKFTEVEPSQLRSSAKSSIVGFVGGSLPQTHGNGESRPTSRNKMRSPVDKAFLLGYLDGVVKGQPFLAQKQAERPPPPPEAGHVRLVNRALISLTGADSTSFLQGLITQNVVSAKSRASPTTPFYAGFLNAQGRLLHDTFIYPTLPEENGGNEGTELGYLIEVDKEQVTNLLKHLKKHKLRAKLKFRALDEGERGVWAVWDNTKNWETKDTGDVLREVITCADNRAPAFGYRVLLAGDNLQNLLQPLPGQQASLSTYTLRRILHGIPEGQDELGRESALPMDSNMDIMGGIDFHKGCYLGQELTIRTHHRGVVRKRVLPVQLYNTEDPKPMPSSLRIPVYSPDSQLLLPSAGANITKSSASGKGRSAGKFISGIGNVGLALCRLETMTDISITGESSQYNPSEEFKISWEANADAGVAEAGEVKVTAFIPPWVKDYILHGGTRQRQTKEDVHRAKSGTEQIEEED, from the exons ATGGTGGAACAAAAGATGAAACTCGAAGACT GGCTGGATGACCTGTGCGTCCGCTTCATTATTAACCTCCCACGAGAGGAGTTGGAATCGGTAGAGCGAATATGCTTCCAAGTGGAAGAAGCCCAATGGTTTTACGAAGATTTCGTTCGAGCTTTAGACCCGAATCTTCCTTCCTTCAATCTTCGTAGCTTCGCGCTTCTTATATTTCAGCATTGTCCGTTGATGTCACAATGGTCAAGCTACCACCATTCAACTGCCTTTTCAGAATTTTTGGCCTACAAAACCCGGGTTCCGGTCCGCGGTGCAATCCTGCTGAATGAGACTATGGATGAAGTCGTCCTCGTCAAGGGATGGAAGAAAACCGCCGGCTGGAGTTTCCCCAGGGGAAAGATTAACAAGGATGAAAAGGACTTGGACTGTGCAGCCAGAGAGGTATACGAGGAGACCGGATTTGATATTAAACAATCCGGTCTCATAAAGGATGAGGAAAAGGTTAAGTATATTGACATCTCAATGAGAGAACAAAATATGCGACTATACGTGATTCGAGGAGTACCAAAAGACACGCATTTTGAACCGAGGACAAGGAAGGAAATTAGCAAGATCGAGTGGTACAAGCTTTCAGATCTTCCCACCCAGAAAAAAGTTAAGCAGGAAGAAAGCAACGGGCAGAGTTTCAGCAAGAATAAATTTTACATGGTTGCCCCTTTCCTAGGGCCTCTGAAGAGGTGGATCGCGCTTCAAAGAAAACGAGATCTTGCCGAAACAACAGGACAATCCGTGCGGGTAGAAGCTGAGAATCCTGCATATATAACAGCGGAGGACGGAGAACTTACAAATGGTGGCACTTTGCGGAAGGATGAGAGCATAGCAGCGCCATTTCCCAAAGATTTTGTTGGAGCTCACGCACATCAAGACCCTTCTGCTCAACTAAAACAGCTGCTCAATATCGGATCCACTACCCAACCGCTTCTCCCTCTACTTAAACCGGAACAAATCATGCCTGAGCCAGCAACGGGCAGCGCGCTTTTACAGCTGCTTAGGCAAGGTGATGTTTATACCTCTCCGAGTCTGGGGCAAAAATCTGCCCATTCGTCCTTCCCAGAACAGACGACTGCAACCTTACCTCAACGATCAATTTCACTTCCAGCTCAATCTCACGACAGACCTATCAATCAGCCCACCGTTCCAATGCCGACATCAACGGCTGGAACCATCGGACAAGGTGTCCCTACCCTTCCCAACTCTACTCTTCCCAGCCACCAGGTTTATCCACAACCTGGATTCATCACTGCAAGCGGATTTTCGCACCCCCCGCCGGAACGTTTCTCCCATTTCCCGCAACTCCCTCGGCCCCCGATGGTGACCAGCACACACCAAGGGCACCAGTATCATATACCACAAAGTAACCGACCATCGTTGGCACACCCTCCTGTCGATAGTTCAGGAACCTTGATCTCTCCGGCACTCGCCAACCTCTATTTTAATGCTCCTCAAGCTCAGCCCCGACTTCCTTCCAATCAGCATGTACATCAATCGAGTCAAGGTTCGCGACCTTCGAACTTCCAGGCTCCATCCATTCCGCCCGCGAGTAAACTTCCACCTCCAAAATTGAATAGGCATTCTCTGGCGCTTTTAAATGTATTTAAAGGTGATAGTTTGCACCAACCTACCACGGATTCCAAGAAAGTTCCTCCTGAACCACAGCGCCAGGCTGGAGTTCGTAGGTTTGATCATCAGGATAGCCTGTTGAAACTTTTAAGGACACCTACTTCGCCCGCGGTCACTCCATCGACGTCACAAGCAAATGCTGTGAAACTGTCAATCCTTCCGGAGAGCGAAAAGGCGGCAACCTCCAAATTACAGGAGAGGATACCTCCTACGTCCCAATCTGTTACTGGGGAAAAGGCGATACCCCCGAAAGACCCTGGCCCTTCGGTTGCCCCCAAGGAATCCCTTGATCGACCAAAATCAGCGGGGCGGCTTCCCCCGCCAATTCCAGCTCAGTCTCAAATCGAGCCTAGATCTAACATCACCATTCTTCCCCGCCCGAGCGCCGTGACAAAGGAAAGCTCAGAGACTCTGCCGCGTTCCCAAACCCCGCGTTCTCCATCAAGGAAAAACGTTAAGATCTCAGAGCTTACGAAACCATTTAAGCCCAGGATTCTCCGTCGGCCGGATAAAGATAATTTGGAAGCGTCTCTGCCAACGCATACCGTGACCGTTAGCGCGTTCACGAAACCTCACCGAGAGACCATGCTAGACGAGCCCGAGGCATCGAAGGGCCCGCCAAAGGAACTAAATTACGATCGTCAAAGTCAATCCAGCTCACATAAAGAGACTTTACTTTCTCTATTCGGCAAGTCTGCCCCATCCAGGGAACAGCCGCTTCCCAAGTTCACGGAGGTCGAGCCATCGCAATTAAGGTCGTCAGCCAAATCCAGTATTGTTGGTTTCGTGGGAGGTTCCTTGCCGCAAACCCATGGCAATGGCGAATCAAGACCGACTAGTCGAAACAAAATGAGATCTCCAGTAGATAAAGCATTTTTACTTGGGTATTTGGACGGTGTTGTAAAGGGTCAAC CATTCCTTGCTCAAAAGCAAGCCGAGCGCCCTCCACCTCCACCAGAAGCCGGTCATGTCCGTCTCGTTAACCGGGCACTTATCTCTCTCACCGGTGCAGACAGCACTTCATTTCTGCAAGGCCTAATTACGCAGAATGTTGTATCTGCAAAATCTCGCGCAAGTCCTACAACGCCCTTTTATGCCGGGTTTCTGAATGCGCAAGGAAGACTGCTGCATGATACGTTTATTTACCCGACACTGCCGGAGGAGAATGGGGGAAATGAGGGAACAGAGCTGGGATATTTGATCGAAGTGGATAAAGAACAGGTTACAAATTTGCTGAAACATTTGAAAAAGCATAAGTTGAGGGCGAAGTTGAAGTTTAGGGCTTTGGATGAAGGGGAGAGGGGTGTATGGGCCGTCTGGGATAATACCAAAAATTGGGAGACGAAGGACACTGGAGACGTATTGAGAGAAGTTATAACCTGTGCTGATAATCGTGCTCCGGCTTTCGGGTACAGAGTGCTTTTAGCCGGAGACAATTTGCAGAACTTGTTGCAGCCACTTCCTGGACAACAAGCGTCGCTCTCTACCTATACGCTCCGCCGAATTTTGCATGGCATTCCGGAGGGACAAGACGAACTTGGCCGCGAATCTGCTTTGCCGATGGATAGTAATATGGATATCATGGGAGGAATTGACTTCCACAAGGGCTGCTATCTCGGTCAAGAGTTAACGATCCGGACGCACCATCGTGGCGTTGTACGCAAACGCGTATTACCTGTACAACTATACAATACAGAGGATCCCAAACCCATGCCATCCAGCTTACGAATTCCCGTCTATTCGCCAGATTCCCAACTACTCCTCCCATCCGCGGGAGCGAATATAACAAAGTCTAGCGCTTCCGGGAAGGGACGGAGTGCGGGCAAGTTCATATCTGGAATTGGAAACGTTGGACTAGCGCTGTGCCGCCTAGAAACCATGACGGATATCTCTATAACGGGAGAGTCATCTCAATATAATCCCAGCGAGGAGTTTAAAATTTCATGGGAGGCCAATGCGGATGCTGGTGTCGCTGAGGCGGGGGAGGTGAAAGTGACAGCCTTTATTCCGCCCTGGGTAAAAGATTATATTCTACACGGTGGAACGAGGCAGAGGCAGACGAAAGAAGACGTACACAGGGCCAAAAGCGGGACGGAGCAGATAGAGGAAGAGGACTGA
- a CDS encoding uncharacterized protein (EggNog:ENOG410PP7G~COG:S~TransMembrane:4 (i111-133o145-167i201-221o241-266i)~BUSCO:11504at33183), whose translation MPPRNRKERRAVAASSAATGNFDPASIPMARPSTSRPLSQKTLLEIATEREATGKGGTEFIHVSSSGEIIGTENLIDSSRSFGRPAQRYESDEISAASEDDAAIPPFADTIFLSLPLSTVYFTLSFLAAHQYAQEIPYKKLIRDSIFVAFPILTFLIHFAHGHIISFKQVNIFGNKTELDGTTADSSAATRPISLKSLFPLTTRNIIFGILAIISGMRLIAMANEGSYYAVMKNTPPIGTIWVWCVFELSLGFAVLGLLIPVVWAVGLKGYSMI comes from the coding sequence ATGCCGCCCCGAAACCGTAAAGAACGTCGGGCTGTTGCTGCGTCTTCCGCTGCCACTGGCAATTTCGATCCGGCGTCAATTCCTATGGCTCGACCGTCCACCAGCCGGCCCCTATCCCAGAAGACTCTCCTTGAAATTGCTACAGAACGAGAAGCAACCGGCAAAGGCGGGACCGAATTTATTCATGTCTCTTCCTCTGGCGAGATAATAGGAACAGAAAATTTGATCGACTCCTCCCGCTCCTTTGGCCGCCCCGCGCAACGTTATGAGTCAGACGAGATCTCTGCAGCTAGCGAAGACGATGCCGCTATCCCTCCCTTCGCCGACACCATCTTCCTTTCATTACCACTCTCGACTGTTTACTTCACGCTCTCCTTTCTAGCGGCTCACCAGTACGCGCAAGAAATTCCATATAAGAAGCTCATCCGAGATTCCATATTCGTCGCTTTCCCTATCTTGACGTTTTTGATCCACTTCGCCCATGGTCACATAATTTCATTCAAGCAAGTCAACATCTTTGGAAATAAAACGGAGTTAGACGGGACAACCGCGGATAGCTCGGCAGCTACTCGACCCATATCCCTAAAATCTTTATTCCCTCTGACTACCCGAAATATAATTTTCGGCATTTTGGCCATTATTTCGGGGATGCGCCTTATCGCCATGGCAAATGAAGGTTCATATTACGCAGTAATGAAAAATACTCCGCCAATTGGAACAATATGGGTCTGGTGTGTTTTTGAACTTTCTCTAGGTTTCGCTGTATTAGGTCTCTTGATTCCGGTCGTGTGGGCTGTTGGGTTGAAAGGTTACAGCATGATATGA
- a CDS encoding uncharacterized protein (EggNog:ENOG410PPES): MAGYEEAGKIVVDMTFLKTEGHIQPIVPPEPNARKHYRVTFDLVLTISGRNLNCEARYPCGASDKYAIRQKARICVASAFLKEMEDGG; the protein is encoded by the coding sequence ATGGCAGGCTATGAAGAAGCGGGCAAGATTGTTGTGGATATGACATTTTTGAAAACAGAGGGCCACATCCAGCCTATCGTGCCGCCTGAGCCAAACGCCCGGAAACATTATCGAGTAACCTTCGATCTCGTTCTAACAATTAGCGGTAGAAATTTGAATTGCGAGGCGCGGTATCCTTGCGGGGCTTCTGACAAATATGCCATTAGGCAGAAAGCGCGTATTTGCGTTGCATCGGCGTTCTTGAAGGAAATGGAAGATGGTGGCTAG
- a CDS encoding uncharacterized protein (EggNog:ENOG410PS0R~TransMembrane:1 (o349-370i)~BUSCO:5772at33183), with protein sequence MAASPYPGGPSPPSQAQLALAIAILKSKPPHTTIKDYILCIRNYIKTGQRERDESSQEYHLDSTAFWREAYEKSEAAQSRLLDRIYELEQRNGASALNVEPESGSKAPLRKRKTNGSPGSIALRPPKRSKTTADEKINIRKANSKFAASELGIAAGFLENATTPFLRRVHTLRKLLHRPSEPELLVTTCADICANVEQLIRLSIGPNRTKTMNSDNSSHIRSQNPGLLDILIVFEQCYPLLLQALRKVAGKDKVKNNKGIIHYHLVHLFQFILLQLHQHVLAKAKAISHLGKVSTKKGRQVPRTKTTNPLGQPLAQLSREDSQTLDSISRVLATMILSINTSRYRQIDLLEGFLFILLEHIGQMLGLVVFKELRSNSDLRTCPSKLPLPCPLAKEPTSRIEPTILEHAAVLQSYHLIWIFEQALSTLDRCGDHLKSGVRGCNITSTTSPFLAHTKKKLQNTLLRGVFGEDDAKFQDSLKLPRPVVQSRGMNGSADNIESSGENNGDWFIQELWRLLGWNTLMDNREPSTTFDSSQA encoded by the exons ATGGCTGCATCACCCTATCCGGGGGGACCTAGTCCTCCTTCTCAAGCTCAGTTGGCGTTAGCAATAGCCATTCTGAAGTCAAAGCCGCCACATACAACCATCAAAG ACTACATTCTTTGTATCAGAAATTACATCAAGACTGGGCAGAGAGAACGGGATGAGTCGAGCCAGGAATATCATCTAGACAGTACCGCTTTCTGGCGAGAGGCATACGAGAAATCTGAAGCCGCCCAAAGCCGACTACTCGACAGAATCTATGAACTTGAGCAACGAAATGGGGCTTCAGCTCTTAACGTAGAGCCCGAATCTGGGTCGAAAGCCCCGTtaaggaagagaaaaacaaacgGTAGTCCTGGCTCCATAGCGTTACGGCCACCGAAACGGTCGAAAACTACGGCTGATGAGAAAATAAATATCCGTAAAGCAAATTCAAAGTTTGCTGCCTCTGAGCTAGGCATAGCGGCTGGATTTCTAGAGAACG CTACAACTCCATTTTTGCGACGTGTTCATACCCTTCGAAAGTTACTTCATAGGCCGTCGGAACCAGAGCTGCTGGTGACTACATGCGCTGATATTTGTGCCAATGTAGAGCAACTAATCCGGTTATCTATTGGTCCAAATCGCACCAAAACCATGAACTCTGACAACAGCTCTCACATCCGTTCACAGAATCCAGGCCTCTTGGACATTTTGATTGTTTTTGAACAATGCTATCCCCTACTCTTGCAGGCTTTGAGAAAGGTAGCAGGAAAAGATAAGGTGAAAAATAACAAAGGAATAATTCATTATCACCTTGTTCATCTATTTCAATTTATCCTCCTCCAGCTGCATCAACATGTTCTGGCCAAGGCAAAAGCTATCTCTCATCTGGGAAAGGTGTCCACAAAGAAAGGCAGACAAGTTCCCAGAACCAAGACTACGAATCCACTTGGGCAGCCATTAGCTCAATTGTCACGCGAAGACAGCCAGACACTGGATTCTATCTCTCGAGTTCTCGCTACCATGATACTCTCAATAAACACCAGCAGATATAGGCAGATAGATCTGCTAGAGGGGTTTTTATTCATTCTTCTGGAGCACATTGGCCAAATGCTTGGCCTGGTCGTGTTCAAAGAGCTGCGATCCAACTCCGACCTTCGAACTTGTCCGTCCAAGTTACCCCTTCCCTGTCCACTTGCGAAAGAACCAACTAGCAGGATTGAGCCCACTATCCTGGAGCATGCCGCAGTGCTGCAAAGCTACCATCTTATCTGGATTTTTGAGCAGGCACTGTCAACTCTGGATCGCTGTGGCGATCACCTAAAAAGTGGGGTGAGAGGTTGTAATATAACTTCTACCACCTCACCCTTCCTCGCTCATACTAAAAAGAAGTTGCAGAATACACTTTTGCGGGGTGTCTTTGGAGAAGATGATGCTAAATTTCAAGATTCATTGAAGCTCCCACGTCCTGTTGTGCAGTCACGAGGCATGAATGGCTCAGCAGATAATATCGAAAGCTCCGGCGAAAACAACGGTGACTGGTTTATTCAAGAACTTTGGAGGCTCCTTGGTTGGAATACGTTAATGGACAATCGAGAACCGTCAACGACCTTTGATAGCTCGCAGGCTTGA
- a CDS encoding uncharacterized protein (EggNog:ENOG410PIRS~COG:S~BUSCO:13042at33183), translated as MAAKIAGALSKKVLKESAENRFGQEDPYFEEVSATNLLGRPTTRRRRKAAPEGISENDAKVLTKVKRRAYRLDLCLCNCCGIKFGWSSVIALVPAFGDALDMVLALMVVRSCSNIDGGLPGSLYLHMLLNVAFDFAIGLVPFVGDLADALYKCNTRNAVLLEKYLKEKGKQNLKRQNQGTIEMGDGVQPGSGQTTPRMNQPRRPEHAHIPRDDGQPGNSGRSGRIREPDLEMGIR; from the exons ATGGCAGCCAAAATTGCAGGCGCTCTTTCGAAGAAAGTCCTGAAGGAGTCCGCAGAGAATCGGTTTGGACAAGAA GACCCctattttgaagaagtctCAGCGACCAACCTCCTCGGCCGACCAACGACCAGAAGACGACGCAAGGCTGCCCCGGAGGGCATCTCGGAAAACGATGCAAAGGTTCTCACCAAGGTGAAACGCCGTGCATATAGGCTAGACTTGTGTCTGTGCAATTGCTGTGGAATAAAATTTGGCTGGAGCAGTGTTATCGCTCTGGTGCCAGC TTTCGGTGACGCTCTTGACATGGTACTCGCCCTTATGGTTGTCAGGAGTTGCAGCAATATTGACGGCGGACTTCCCGGAAGCCTATACTTACATATGCTCCTCAATGTTGCTTTTGATTTTGCTATCGGACTAGTGCCTTTTGTTGGCGATCTCGCGGACGCATTATACAAATGCAATACAAGAAATGCCGTTTTGCTCGAGAAGTATCTCAAGGAGAAAGGCAAGCAAAATTTGAAGCGTCAAAATCAAGGCACCATAGAGATGGGAGATGGCGTCCAGCCTGGATCAGGGCAGACTACCCCTAGAATGAATCAACCAAGGCGGCCGGAGCACGCGCATATACCGCGAGACGACGGCCAACCTGGGAATAGTGGACGCTCGGGCAGGATAAGAGAACCCGACTTGGAAATGGGAATACGATGA
- a CDS encoding uncharacterized protein (EggNog:ENOG410PI4J~COG:G~TransMembrane:1 (o77-97i)), with protein sequence MYGFFAGGYSSTYAGLIKEVHADENGNGGEPGMVIGFLAAGRGIGSVICGPLSEALVKGRPWVGKAGMGYGTACGPLIVFAGISALLGGVSFWARLLQWMK encoded by the coding sequence ATGTACGGGTTCTTTGCTGGGGGTTATAGCTCTACGTACGCTGGGCTCATCAAAGAGGTGCATGCCGATGAGAACGGCAACGGTGGCGAGCCGGGAATGGTAATTGGCTTCCTCGCTGCCGGTCGCGGGATTGGCAGCGTAATCTGCGGTCCGTTAAGTGAAGCCTTAGTCAAAGGAAGGCCCTGGGTGGGTAAAGCCGGTATGGGCTATGGAACGGCATGCGGTCCGCTAATCGTTTTCGCCGGGATAAGCGCGCTTCTGGGCGGAGTAAGCTTCTGGGCGAGACTACTTCAATGGATGAAGTAG